Below is a window of Desulfosoma sp. DNA.
AGAGTGCAAGGGGTTTTTTACAGAGCCTATACACAGGACGCCGCTAGAACTTACGGAGTGACAGGATGGGTTCGCAATCTGCCCGACGGACGGGTGGAAGCTGTCTTTGAAGGCGACGCTCCTGCTGTAGACGCCATGGTGCAATGGTGCCATCGAGGAAGTCCGCTAAGTCGGGTCGATGGCGTGGAAGTGCACGAAGAACCTTATCAGGGAGAATTCGCCGATTTCGGTGTGCGCTCATGGAGATGAAAACATGAACGATATGTGGTCTAAGCTCATCGGTTTTCTCAAGGAATACAACATGACCAAGGCCGGTGAAGCTTTGCGGAATGTGGATTGGTCCCAACTCCTTCGAGAACCTCTGTTTTGGCTTGCCGTCATCGCCTTTCTCGGCTGGGTGCTGTGGAAAAAGGCTTTGCGCAGCCTTTTGGTGGCCTGTTCCCTTGTGGTCTTTGTGGTCCTGCTGCATTACACGCTGCCGCCTCCCGGGGAAGCCATGACCCTGCAAAAACTTTTGCCGTTCGCCGGAGGATGCCTGGGATTGCTTGCCGTTAACATCTATTTTCTCATTATTCGCAACGGTTAGTCCCAAGGTCGCCAGTGAATCTTCAAAATCCTTTGCGTGCGCTCGGTGACCTTGACCCGATCGTCCAAACGATGGCCGACAACCCAACAGATCTTTTCCTGGTCACAGACCAGCGGAACACGACGACGAGCGCTGCGAGGCACTTTGGCGTCTGTAAAAAAGTCCTGCAACTTCTTAGAACCTCTGGCACCCACAGGACGAAATCGATCGCCGGGTTCAAAGGAACGCACGACAAGAGGCCAACGTAGGGTGTCGGCATCCATCACCGCTGTGAAAGCATCCTCCATGCCTGGCCGTCCATCCATAAACCGGGCGATCCTAAAAAATACATCGCCTGAACCCTTCTTTTCGTTGTGATGACCATGCATGGTGGGCTCTATCTTTTCACCTTCTTCAAAGTCTCGCCAAGCCCCGCCATCGGCACGGCCTTTGCCGGACATGGATCCTTTGAAGGAAGGGCATGTCCCTACCAAAT
It encodes the following:
- a CDS encoding acylphosphatase, with the translated sequence MQKKRVHVWISGRVQGVFYRAYTQDAARTYGVTGWVRNLPDGRVEAVFEGDAPAVDAMVQWCHRGSPLSRVDGVEVHEEPYQGEFADFGVRSWR